In Bacillus sp. DX3.1, the following proteins share a genomic window:
- a CDS encoding D-alanyl-D-alanine carboxypeptidase, with protein sequence MEKQYDNDFFKEEKDDATDFSLIKGDTMQQVEDLEEELKRKG encoded by the coding sequence GTGGAAAAACAATATGACAACGATTTTTTCAAAGAAGAGAAGGATGATGCGACGGATTTCTCTTTAATAAAAGGAGATACGATGCAGCAAGTAGAAGACTTAGAAGAAGAGTTAAAAAGAAAAGGATAA
- the spoIISB gene encoding stage II sporulation protein SB produces MKEIQQQSYSFFKEKKEEPNTDFSLVKGALTENINRLEKLMNNSSSKYIQGKKLKENA; encoded by the coding sequence ATGAAAGAGATACAGCAACAAAGCTATTCTTTTTTTAAGGAAAAGAAAGAAGAACCAAATACAGACTTCTCTCTTGTAAAAGGTGCATTGACGGAAAATATAAATCGATTAGAAAAATTAATGAATAATAGTTCCTCTAAATATATACAAGGGAAAAAATTAAAAGAAAATGCATAG
- a CDS encoding undecaprenyl-diphosphatase, which translates to MSFSQLNIDVFRSINDLGKQYSSLNPIVVFLAEYMLYFLCLGIVVYWFTRTNTNRMMVIHAVTAFILAEILGKMVGHLHSHYQPFAVLSHVNKLIEHDIDNSFPSDHSIMFFSICVSFWLVRKKEGWLWLVLAFCVAFSRIWVGVHYPVDVATGALFGIISALFVYWLMPKVSFITQLLSLYEKTEQRILPSKNKSKNF; encoded by the coding sequence ATGTCTTTTTCCCAGTTAAATATTGATGTCTTTCGATCGATTAATGATTTAGGTAAACAGTATTCTTCCCTAAATCCAATTGTAGTCTTTTTAGCAGAATATATGTTATATTTTTTGTGTTTGGGTATTGTTGTATATTGGTTCACTCGAACCAATACAAACAGAATGATGGTCATTCATGCGGTGACTGCTTTCATTCTTGCTGAAATCCTAGGGAAAATGGTTGGTCACCTTCATTCTCATTACCAGCCATTTGCAGTACTATCGCACGTCAATAAACTTATTGAACATGATATAGATAATTCGTTTCCGAGTGACCATTCGATTATGTTCTTTTCAATTTGCGTTTCATTCTGGCTTGTTCGCAAAAAGGAAGGATGGCTATGGCTTGTGCTTGCATTCTGTGTAGCCTTCTCCCGAATTTGGGTAGGTGTTCACTACCCTGTCGATGTCGCTACAGGAGCTCTTTTCGGCATTATTTCAGCCTTATTTGTGTACTGGTTAATGCCGAAAGTCTCTTTCATAACGCAATTACTTTCTCTTTATGAAAAGACTGAACAACGCATCCTACCTTCAAAAAACAAATCGAAAAACTTTTGA
- the gpmA gene encoding 2,3-diphosphoglycerate-dependent phosphoglycerate mutase — translation MIKLVLIRHGQSVWNLENRFTGWTDVDLSKNGLNEAREAGVILKKNGYTFDVAYTSVLKRAIRTLWIILHEMDLVWVPIHKSWKLNERHYGALQGLNKDETAKKYGDEQVHIWRRSIDVRPPALTETDPRYEAADPRYKGLEKDEFPLSECLEDTEKRVLNYWHQEILSTLKSGEKVIISSHGNTIRSLVKYLDNLSNDGVMTLNIPTSIPLVYELDDNLKPIRHYYLSMDGEVPEGVIPKHIPLLKNMFENLK, via the coding sequence ATGATTAAGCTTGTACTCATTCGTCACGGCCAAAGTGTATGGAATCTTGAAAATCGTTTTACAGGATGGACAGATGTAGACTTATCGAAAAATGGTTTGAATGAAGCAAGGGAAGCGGGTGTAATCTTAAAGAAAAATGGATATACGTTTGATGTTGCCTATACTTCTGTATTAAAACGTGCAATTCGAACTTTATGGATTATTCTTCATGAAATGGATCTCGTGTGGGTTCCTATACATAAATCATGGAAGTTAAATGAAAGACATTACGGAGCACTGCAAGGCTTAAATAAAGATGAAACAGCAAAAAAATATGGTGATGAGCAAGTCCATATTTGGAGAAGAAGTATAGACGTAAGACCACCAGCACTTACGGAGACAGACCCGCGATATGAGGCTGCTGATCCAAGATATAAAGGGCTAGAAAAAGATGAATTCCCGCTTAGTGAATGTTTAGAGGACACTGAAAAAAGAGTGTTGAACTACTGGCATCAAGAAATCCTATCAACGCTGAAATCTGGTGAAAAAGTCATTATTTCTTCGCATGGTAATACGATTCGGTCGCTCGTGAAATATTTAGACAATCTATCAAATGATGGGGTTATGACATTAAATATTCCGACAAGTATTCCACTCGTATATGAATTAGATGATAATTTAAAACCAATTCGTCACTATTATTTAAGCATGGACGGAGAAGTTCCAGAAGGGGTAATACCGAAACATATACCCCTTTTAAAAAATATGTTTGAAAATTTGAAATGA
- a CDS encoding type II toxin-antitoxin system SpoIISA family toxin, whose translation MTVSNIRIGLFLLVVAFLFLILFYWKNEELYEEKKQLIRKTWYGVFISTVTVYFMVKGIDLTLWKNILMFVAMVIFVDIAFILTPNISEIWGAKFSDIGRTVQSIKRSLIASKARGEIYTTLIQNVNPAAFGRMEWRTEAEYAESLNAFLDTYAEKIGAKVVVFVASDELNTNFRGVRSQFSIMLPLEHIEKLNEQKAVQVENVGIIPVKILKDVFIVIDGQKNNLQDRDFENVYNLTIHHSYFSK comes from the coding sequence TTGACAGTCTCTAACATTCGAATTGGTCTATTTCTCCTCGTGGTAGCCTTTTTATTTCTCATTTTATTTTATTGGAAAAATGAAGAACTGTACGAAGAAAAAAAGCAGCTGATTCGGAAAACATGGTATGGTGTGTTTATTTCGACAGTCACTGTGTATTTTATGGTAAAAGGAATTGATTTGACCCTCTGGAAAAACATATTAATGTTTGTGGCAATGGTAATTTTTGTTGACATCGCGTTTATTTTAACACCGAATATTTCAGAAATATGGGGTGCTAAATTTAGCGATATTGGAAGGACTGTGCAATCAATTAAAAGGTCTCTTATTGCTTCGAAAGCACGTGGAGAAATCTATACGACACTCATTCAAAACGTAAATCCAGCAGCATTTGGAAGGATGGAATGGCGAACAGAAGCAGAATACGCTGAAAGTTTAAATGCATTTCTAGATACTTATGCCGAAAAAATTGGAGCAAAGGTCGTTGTATTTGTTGCTTCAGATGAATTAAACACAAACTTTCGCGGCGTACGTTCCCAATTTAGTATCATGTTACCACTAGAACATATAGAAAAACTAAATGAACAGAAAGCAGTTCAAGTTGAAAATGTCGGGATCATCCCAGTGAAAATTTTAAAAGATGTCTTTATTGTAATTGACGGTCAAAAGAATAATTTACAAGATCGTGACTTTGAAAATGTATATAATTTAACGATTCATCATAGTTATTTTAGTAAGTAA
- a CDS encoding helix-turn-helix domain-containing protein — translation MTQHKEEQMNQALALFYFAYKTFTEKPDQIIKEYDIQRVHHRILFFIARFPGISINELLSLLEISKQALHGPLRQLLEKGLIESKEAEHDRRVKQLVLTKEGTELEKKLSDVQREQMGSIFTQFGEAYEENWLQVMTELANSRLGFDAWSSKRKEKSDQE, via the coding sequence ATGACTCAACATAAAGAAGAGCAGATGAATCAAGCACTTGCTTTGTTTTATTTTGCATATAAAACATTTACGGAAAAACCAGATCAAATTATTAAAGAATATGATATTCAGCGTGTGCATCATCGTATTTTATTTTTTATCGCTCGTTTCCCGGGAATAAGTATAAATGAATTATTGTCCTTATTAGAAATAAGTAAACAAGCTCTTCATGGGCCACTGCGTCAGCTTCTTGAAAAGGGGCTTATTGAAAGCAAAGAAGCAGAGCATGATCGCCGTGTAAAACAGCTTGTTTTGACTAAAGAAGGAACAGAATTAGAAAAGAAACTAAGTGACGTGCAAAGAGAACAAATGGGAAGTATTTTCACGCAATTTGGTGAAGCCTATGAAGAAAATTGGCTGCAAGTCATGACAGAGTTAGCAAATAGTCGCTTAGGATTTGATGCATGGTCTTCAAAGCGGAAAGAAAAATCAGACCAAGAATAG